Proteins found in one Hypericibacter terrae genomic segment:
- a CDS encoding C45 family autoproteolytic acyltransferase/hydolase, translated as MRKRFVFRREDRPGAAWLARFAAGRHEAERWYLGEGLSDPPSADECRAALGTHMPELIPHYDRVCTLVGDDDLAHRMLSQYRPPPLSSGCSQAVWLGDDGPALVRNYDFPLDIVSDGFEATAWSGREVIAKAQRPWGGCLDGMNEEGLVASLTFGGRPAQGRGFSIILMLRYVLETCSRVDEAVAALSRIPVAMSQNVMLLDRAGAHATLFLGPDREPALSRARVCTNHQEEAVAAGMVAAGRSVERAEVLRAVLDDPSTTLGSLAARFFEPPLYSRFVGFTTAYTAVYRPAEGRVDYLWPGKHWTQHIGSFEAGEYTHDYGNLIP; from the coding sequence ATGCGCAAGCGTTTCGTCTTCAGGCGTGAGGATCGGCCGGGAGCGGCCTGGCTGGCCCGCTTCGCCGCCGGGCGCCATGAGGCCGAGCGCTGGTATCTCGGGGAGGGCCTGTCGGATCCGCCGAGCGCCGACGAATGCCGGGCGGCGCTCGGCACCCATATGCCCGAGCTGATCCCGCATTACGACCGGGTCTGCACTCTGGTCGGGGACGACGATCTGGCCCACCGCATGCTCAGCCAATATCGCCCGCCGCCGCTCTCCAGCGGCTGCAGCCAGGCGGTCTGGCTCGGGGACGACGGGCCCGCCCTGGTGCGCAATTACGATTTTCCGCTCGACATCGTTTCGGACGGGTTCGAAGCCACCGCATGGTCGGGACGCGAGGTCATCGCCAAGGCCCAGCGGCCCTGGGGCGGCTGCCTCGACGGCATGAATGAAGAGGGGCTGGTGGCGAGCCTGACCTTTGGCGGCCGTCCCGCCCAGGGCCGAGGATTTTCGATCATCCTGATGCTGCGCTATGTGCTCGAAACCTGCAGCAGGGTCGACGAGGCCGTCGCGGCGCTGAGCCGGATTCCGGTGGCGATGTCGCAGAACGTGATGCTGCTCGACCGGGCGGGGGCCCATGCGACCCTGTTCCTCGGTCCGGATCGTGAACCCGCGCTGTCGCGAGCCCGGGTCTGCACCAATCATCAAGAGGAGGCTGTCGCCGCCGGCATGGTCGCGGCCGGCCGCTCCGTCGAGCGAGCGGAGGTCCTGCGGGCGGTCCTGGATGATCCGTCCACGACTCTTGGGAGCCTGGCCGCGCGGTTCTTCGAGCCGCCGCTCTATTCGCGATTCGTCGGCTTCACCACCGCTTACACCGCAGTCTATCGGCCGGCCGAGGGCCGGGTCGATTATCTCTGGCCCGGAAAGCACTGGACCCAGCACATCGGCAGCTTCGAGGCCGGCGAATACACGCACGATTACGGCAATCTCATCCCCTAG
- a CDS encoding dienelactone hydrolase family protein translates to MGSQVELKAADGFKLAGYRAEPAGASKGGLVVIQEIFGVNHHIRSVTDRFAAQGYTALAPALFDRTERGIDIGYDEAAMNRGVKLRAAIKLEDTLLDVAAAIQALKGAGKIAVVGYCWGGSLAFLSATRLSGLACTVGYYGGMIAAHAKEKPKVPVMLHFGEHDHGIPMSDVEKIKAARPEVKIFTYDAGHGFSCDERASFDKASHEKALGRTLAFFKEHLGA, encoded by the coding sequence ATGGGAAGCCAGGTCGAACTCAAAGCCGCCGACGGTTTCAAGCTCGCGGGATATCGCGCCGAGCCGGCCGGTGCCTCCAAGGGCGGCCTTGTGGTCATCCAGGAGATCTTCGGGGTCAACCACCATATCCGCAGCGTGACCGACCGCTTCGCCGCCCAGGGCTATACCGCGCTCGCGCCGGCGCTGTTCGACCGCACGGAGCGCGGCATCGATATCGGCTATGACGAGGCCGCGATGAATCGCGGCGTCAAGCTGCGCGCGGCGATCAAGCTCGAGGACACGTTGCTCGACGTCGCCGCGGCGATCCAGGCGCTCAAGGGCGCGGGCAAGATCGCCGTCGTCGGCTATTGCTGGGGCGGCTCGCTGGCCTTCCTCTCAGCCACCCGTCTCTCGGGGCTGGCCTGCACGGTGGGCTATTATGGCGGCATGATCGCGGCCCATGCCAAGGAGAAGCCGAAGGTCCCGGTGATGTTGCATTTCGGCGAGCACGACCATGGCATTCCGATGAGCGACGTCGAGAAGATCAAGGCGGCGCGGCCGGAGGTGAAGATCTTCACCTATGACGCTGGCCATGGCTTCAGCTGCGACGAGCGCGCCAGCTTCGACAAGGCCAGCCACGAGAAGGCGCTGGGCCGTACCCTCGCTTTCTTCAAGGAACATCTCGGCGCTTAG
- a CDS encoding DUF1489 family protein, with protein sequence MTLHMLKLCVGVDRIDELEDWIEEKIRKAKSKGKEPKLEHVTRQMPKRRDEILEGGSLYWVIKGFIQVRQPIVGLQARRGKDGIERCAIQFAPNLVQVQPSPRRAFQGWRYLEAKDAPADLGKRRKGEQELPPALLLELRQLGIL encoded by the coding sequence GTGACGCTGCATATGCTGAAGCTCTGTGTCGGCGTCGATCGGATCGACGAGCTCGAGGATTGGATCGAGGAAAAGATTCGCAAGGCGAAGAGCAAGGGCAAGGAGCCCAAGCTCGAGCATGTGACGCGCCAGATGCCCAAGCGCCGCGACGAAATCCTCGAAGGCGGCTCGCTCTATTGGGTCATCAAGGGATTTATTCAGGTGCGCCAGCCGATCGTCGGGCTGCAGGCGCGGCGCGGCAAGGACGGGATCGAGCGCTGCGCGATCCAGTTCGCGCCCAACCTGGTGCAGGTCCAGCCCAGCCCCCGGCGGGCCTTCCAGGGCTGGCGCTATCTGGAGGCCAAGGACGCCCCCGCGGACCTCGGAAAACGGCGGAAAGGCGAGCAGGAACTGCCGCCGGCGCTGCTTTTGGAGCTGCGGCAACTGGGAATTCTCTAA